A stretch of DNA from Limnothrix sp. FACHB-406:
AGCCTCTGAGTATTTAGATCTGTTCCAGACAAAAATATTCCATGTCCTGGATGAGAATGATACCAACCAACAATTGTTGTTTGTGGATAATGCTCTTTTTGGGTTCTGAGGATTTCCTGCCAACATTCAGGTGTAAATCTGAAGTGAACTCTATTACCTATTGTATAAGGAGCAGGAATAGAGCCTACTATCTCTGTATAGTGTTTTTGCTCGGCAGAACAGTAATAAGCATTGCCAACTAGAGCACCGCCTGTTTCATTGTTTGGATCAACCGAAAGATGATTGATTAATTGGTTCTCTGCACTTTGATCAACGAAGATCAGCATTTCTGAGGGGTGATCTGTTTGCTGAGTCAGAGAGCTTCTTCTTTGTCGATTATCAATTAGTTGATCTCTGCTTTTTAGAAATGAACTAAGCGCATGATTACGCGGCTTATACACATCAGCATCATCTCGCCATTGCAGTTGAGACATGAGGATTACCTCCAATTTAACTGACGAGATGACTGGCTCGTGGAAGAGTTGGAACTGAAGGGGAAAAGATGGCGATTCAAATTCGCCCATTTCGCTGCTTCTCCATTAGCTGGAGTGCCAAATCGGAGATTTTCATACTGGAGCATCCCAATCACTCTTTTCACTAAAGCGTCTAGTGGATGACTCATGATCATCAACTCACTACCTTGGAAACAGAAGCGTCCACTAGAAAAAACATTGGGATGAAATATCGGTGTTGTGAGCTTTACGGTTGGAAGCTCTCCAGGATCTGGGTAAGCTGCAGGAAACGAGCTAATCTCCAGAATATGATTGGTTCGATACTTTGGCGCTCCGCTGCTTACGGATTCAACGCTCTTGCAGTTAGAAATCTGGAGTCGGTAATACTCTAGGGGGCAACTACCTTCAATCATTTGGATCTTGACCGGCTCACTGAATGCACAGAGAATTTGCAGGGCGCGATAATCATTTGATAAGCGCTCATTACGAATCGATGACATTTCTTCTCAGCCTCCTTCAGCTTCAGGTGTAAGAATGAAAACAGAGCCTGACTCGATGCCTGCACCTTGAAACGTATCAGAGTCTCTCATTACCTTGTTCGTCTTTTCAAGAACAAGAGAACAAGGAACAGTTGACAGCCCAGCTAATTCTTGAGCAGCTTGCCTAAAGTCTCCTAAAAGCATATCGGCTGGAACATCAGTTGTTTTACGGAAATCACCACTGAGGTTTCTCACGGTTACGGTAACTTGGTTCATTTTCATACTCCTCAAGTAGAGTTTAGTTCGTGCAAGGCTGACAGCCTACTAGAATAGCAACAACCCATTGATTGTACATAGGTTAAGTCACAAAGAGTAGTGTCTTCAGATTCAACAATTTTAAGCCTTTCTGTCTGATTTTCTAAAATAAAAATACGATCAGATAAAATGCCATTGTTTGAGCTGGAAATAGTACTTAAATCGAGAAGACTTTTTTGACTTCTCTTCAGATCATACCACTTGGAACACCAGTAATTCTAGTCCAATCTGAACGTGAAATCTTGATCTCAACGTCAAGCCAGTTCATGGATTGTCTCATTTTCAAGGTTTGTCAAGTAAATTTGATAAATCTCCTCATCATCATGAATGTTTTTATGAATAAATCGGACAATTTCATGAGCGCAAAGTTTAAAGAAAGAAAATGGCTTTTGAGCATCTTTATGATTGGATTCAACATAGCAATAATGATGCATCTCTCTACGATTGCCACATTTAATGCAAAAGCTTTTACTCTGTGTAACTTGGTCTCTAAGGTTGACTATTAGCTCAGTGCTACCACACTTTTCACAAGTAACGCTGGATATAAAATCAAACGGAAGTTCTAGTCTCCATCCGTCGCGCAAACTCAGCTTTTCGGCAACATAACCTGGACTATGAGATAGACTGAATTGACAAAGATTTTCATCTTTGTTCTTGGGAATTGAATAATGGTCAGGGCATTCCTTGTCTACAAAAAACTCAACAGTTCGGAATCCAAGTGGTTGACTCACTGGCAGAATCAATTGCGTTCCTGGCTGTAAGTTGCTGCTTCCTAATAGAAGCTGAATTACTACTTCAGCTTGGTAAGCAGCTACAACAGAAGCAGTCATAATCGTTGTTGCCAGCTTTGGTTCCCGATAATCATCTCTTAAAAGACCACATGAGTAGCTCTCGTTAAGGCGCTCCCATGCTGATGTGTCCATCTTGCAACGATAGCAAGCAGTCTCAGGTTCTCTAGGATCAAAAAGAGCCACATTTCCTGAGTAATGGTTGATTCCACCATCAACCCATGGAACTCCAACGGAGTAGCATCTTTTATTAAGTAATCGCCGTGCTCTTACACTGTCTAGGCAGCCTACTACTACATCCATTTCACGGAGTAAACCACGACCAAAATCTGTTTCTAATTTTCCGACTACAGGGTGAATGTGAATATCTGAATTCAGGTCTTTGAGTCGTTGAGTAACAACTTCAGCTTTATATTTACCAATGTCAGATTCTCTGAATAGTACAGATCGCGTCAGGTTATGAATTTCAATAGTGTCATAATCAATAACCCAAATATGCCCCACTCCAAGCAGGGCAAGGTTTTTAAGCACCTCGTTTCCAAGTGCTCCGCATCCCACGACAGCAACTCTTGCCGCTGCTAACCGTTCTTGCTTCCAGTTTGGGATGAGGCTATGTCGAGCATAGCGTTCTTCAGACATAGTGTGATCTTGTATTCGCCAGTATGTATATACTGGCTTTCCTTTACAAGTGTTGTCAAGTAACTGTGAAGTAACTGTGATTTGTACTCAACACATCACGGGGCTACCCTCGCTTTTTAATCCCAGCCTGTTTAATTCGTCGCTTTTTCGCTCACGCCCTGGCCCAGCTCAGGAGCCACGGGATACCAACGCCAACGCTGAAGCCGAAACCGCACTGTGGTGAACCGGGCCCGTTCCGCCACCGGGCGATCGAGCAATTGCTCCACGGGCAATACTGTGCCATCGGTCTGCACAGCCAAATTGTCCGCCTCTAACTCCAGCATCCAATTGCCGAACCGACAGGTGACCGGTGTGATCCGAAAGCCACTCAAGGACTCGATCGGGTGGCCAATGCGCGCCCCCACACAAAACACCTCCTCCGGGGCCCGGCTCACGACCCGCAGCGCGATCGCCACTTCCTCGCGTAATTTCTCAGACTGCTCAATTAACGATTGCCACTCAGCCAGGCTGGAGGAGCCACCCGCCAAAGCAGGCTGGACTTCCCAGCCAACGGTGGCCACTCGCACAACTCCCACCAGAATGGTGATCAGCCCCAAAGTCCAATGTATGTATTTACCCATTGATCGGGAAGCAACCGCCGAGCGCCCAGACGATTACGTAGCCTCTGTTACGGTTTTAGCCCGATCGATTCAATCTCAGCCCAGTTCTCAAGAAAACCACACAGCAATTTCAGTGCGTCTGGTCACCACGATCCGATCGCCTGCCTCGTATCATGCAACCGAAGCGGGCCCCTCATCGGATTGACCCACGGGCAGCGGCCAAAGGGTGAATGAAAAACAACATGGGCAACCCTCGCCCGGCCGCCACCAACCGGTCACTCCTAACCTCCCCCAACAAACCCTCAGAGCCACTGACTGACCATGGATCACGAAAGCGAATACATCAGTAAAGCCGAAGCCACCCGGGTGCGCGTTCTCAGCGAAGCCCTGCCCTACATTCAGCAGTTTGCCGGGCGCACGGTGGTGGTGAAATATGGCGGCGCAGCCATGAAAGACGATCGCCTCAAGGACAAGGTGATTCGTGATGTTGTGTTCATGTCCTGTGTGGGATTACGTCCAGTGGTGGTGCATGGGGGCGGGCCCGAAATTAACAATTGGCTGGGCAAACTCAACATCGAGCCACAATTCCGCGACGGGCTGCGGGTGACCGACTCCGACACCATGGATGTGGTGGAAATGGTGTTGGTGGGCCGTGTGAATAAGGAACTGGTCTCGCTGATTAACCAGGCCGGTGGCATGGCGATCGGGCTTTGTGGCAAAGACGGCAACTTGGTCACCGCTCGCCAAAAGGGCAACCGCCAGGAAATTGGCTTTGTGGGCGAAGTCAACAGCATCAACATCGATGTGTTGGAACCGATGTTGAACAATGGCTATATTCCCGTGATTTCCAGCGTGGCGGCCGATGCGGACGGCCAAGCCTACAACATCAATGCGGACACGGTGGCCGGGGAGTTGGCGGCAGCCCTGGGAGCCGAGAAGATGATTCTGCTGACGGATACGGCCGGGGTGCTGCGGGACTATAAAGATCCTTCGACCCTGATCCCCAAGGTGGATATTCAAGGGGCCCGGGAGCTAATTTCCCAAGGCATCGTCGGCGGCGGCATGATTCCCAAGGTGAACTGTTGTGTCCGATCGCTGGCTCAGGGGGTGCGGGCGGCTCACATTATTGATGGCCGCATTCCCCACGCCCTTTTGCTGGAAATTTTTACGGACGCGGGGATCGGAACCATGATTGTGGCCTCCGATCTGATGAAGTCTTGAACGCCTTAGGGGGCGGTTGCGGTTCTTCATAACCCTGATCCCGCGGCCATGAGATCGTGGGGGACAAGGGGCTGCGGCCCCTTGTCTAGTATGGGTATTGCGGAAGTTCCCTGAAGCAACCTGAACCGTTCTGAACTGTTTCGAGCAATCATGACCTATTCCACAAACACCCTGGGCGTGGCGATCGCCGGTACGGGGTTTGGCCAAAAAGTCCATCTGCCGGTGTTGCAGCAGCACCATCGCACTCGCCCGATCGCCCTGTACCATCGCCAAATTGAAACGGCTCAGGCGATCGCCCAACGGCATCAGCTCTCCTATGCCTTCGATAGCTTTGAGGAAATGGTGGCCCTGCCGGAGGTGCAGGCGGTGATGATTTCTACGCCGCCCTTTTTGCACTACACCATGGCCCAAACGGCCCTGGCGGCCGGGAAGCATGTGCTGCTGGAAAAGCCGGTGACCATGACGGTGCAAGAGGCGATCGCCCTGGAGCGTTTGGCTGCAAAAACGGGGGCGATCGTGGCGGTGGATTTTGAGTTTCGGATGGTTCCGGCTTGGCAATATTTGGCGGAACTGCTGGCGGACGATCGCGTGGGCCAAAAGCGACTGATCAAAATCGATTGGATGGCTTCCAGCCGGGCCGATGCCAGCCGGACTTGGAATTGGTATGCCCAGCGATCGAGCGGTGGCGGGGCCCTCGGGGCGATCGGGTCACATACCTTTGACTACATTCATTGGCTGTTTGGGCCCGTGCGGCGGTTGTTTGCCCATTTGGTCACCTCCGTGCCCGCCCGACCCGACCCCAGCAGCGGCCAACTGAAACCGGTGGATTCCGATGATATTTGCCAAATCTTGCTGGAGCTGACCGATGGCACGCCGGTTCAGGTCTGTTTAAGCTCCACAACCTACCAAGGGCGCGGCCATTGGGTGGAAGTCTATGGCGATCGGGGCACGCTGATTTTGGGCAGCGACAACCAAGCGGACTATATCCACGGGTTCAAGCTCTGGTATGCACCCGCAGGCGAGCCGTTGCAAGAATTGCCCGTGCCCGATCGCCTGGCGTTTCCCCAAACCTATTCCGATGGGCGGATGGCGGCCGTGTTGCGGGTGGTCGATCGCTGGGTGCAGGCGATCGATCAAGGCCAGGCGATCGCCCCATCCCTCCACGAGGGGATTGTGTCTCAGCAGCTAATGGACTTGGCCCACGAGTCCCACGATCGGGGGCAATGGGTGACGGTTCCCGATGCTTAATGGCCCCAAGCCCGCCAAAGTTGCCCCTTGCGAACCGGGGTGGTGATCGACCCCTGTTGAAATATCTTCGATCTGAACTATGCTCTTGGGATGAATCGGCCCAGCTCGATCGACGGCAGCCACAGCCAAACCATTTGGCATTCCGTAGCCAGCCGCTGGGCAACCAGCTCGTGATTCAACTGCGGTTCTGGTGGAGACCAGCCACCAGAGGTAACGGGGAAAGTCCGGTGCAAGTCCGGCGCTGTCCCGCAACTGTGATGGGCGATCGCCCTGAGTCAGGATGCCCGCCGCGCGATGTTTACCCCTTCCACTTCTGCGAGGTTCGGACTGTGGAGTCCTCACAACTTTTGTCACCGACGGGCGAAACGCTCGCGGCCCATTCCGCATCCCCATCCGTCGTTTTCAGCCAAGCTGGCTCCGGGAAAACCAGCCCAGCACCAACAAATGGGGTCACCTCGGCCGCCTTGACCCAATCAGCCGACCAACCCGCCACCGTTCCCATGGCCCTGTTGGTTTGCACTACCTGTGCCAGCACTTGGCAAAACGGCAAGCGCGTGGGCATCAGTGGCGGTGAGCAACTGCTCGATCGCCTGCAAAGCCGTTTCGCGGATGAGGCGCATGGGGCGATCGCCCTGACTCCCACCCAATGCATGAGCGCCTGTAGCCATGCCTGTGTGGTGGCCTTTGCGGCCCCCGGTAAACACAGCTATCTGTTTGGGGATTTGCCCCACGATCCGGCCCACCTGGATCAGACCGTGGAGGCGATCGCTGCCTGTGCCGATCTCTATGTCAATCGCCCCGATGGTCTTTTGGCCTGGGGTGAGCGGCCGGAACCCCTGAAAAGCGGCGTTTTGGCCCGCATTCCCCCCACCACGGTTCCGATTGCCTAGGGGCCGTTGCCCATTCCTCAGAATTCTGCATCCATCCCATATTCATCCCATCCGCCCACTAGGGCTTGGAGAAATTACCCATGCGACAAACCAAAACATTGGCATCGGTTCAAGGTTGTTTTGCTGGCGCTGTGACCGGTTTGGCCCTGCTGTTGGCTGCTCTGCCCGCATCGGCACACCACATGATGGGCGGTCAAGTGCCCAGCAACGGCTTTGAAGGATTCATGTCCGGTTTGGCTCACCCGGTGATCGGCTTGGATCACTTGGCCTTTGTGGCGGCTTCCGGCTTGGTGGCGATCGGGGCGGCCCGAGGGTGGATTGTGCCTGTGGTCTTTGCGGCGGCGGCCCTCGGCGGCACGGGGCTGCACCTGCAAAGTTGGGATTTACCCTTCCCGGAGCTGATGGTTTCCGGTTCGGTGGTGCTGTTTGGGTTGTTGCTGGCCATGGGTCGCCAACTGCCGACGGTGGCCTTGGGGGCGATCGCCCTGGTGGCTGGCTTGTTTCATGGTTATGCCTACGGTGAATCGATCGTGGGGGCAGGCATGGTTCCCCTCACGGCCTATCTGGTTGGGTTCACGGCCATTCAGCTCACGATCGCCCTCGGGGTGCGGGGGTTGGTGCAACAGTTGGCGGAAGGCTCGATCGCCCAAACCCTGCGCTACATCGGCTTTGCCATTGTGGGTGCGGGCGCGGCATTCTTAGCCTCGGCCTTGGGCGCATAGGGCCGTTCAGGACTGGAGTTCAAGGACTGAATTCAACACCAATAACCATGCACAAAATTCCCGTTACCGTTGTCACCGGCTTTTTGGGCGCGGGCAAAACTACGCTGCTGCGCCATTTGTTGCAAAATCCCCAAGGCCGCCGGATTGCCGTGCTGGTGAATGAGTTTGGCGAAGTGGGGATTGATGGGGACTTGCTGCGATCGTGCCAAGTCTGTGACGAAGAGGAGGCGACTGGCCCCAATAACGGCCCCAGCAACGTGATTGAGCTGACCAATGGTTGTCTCTGCTGCACGGTGCAAGAGGAATTTTTGCCGACGATGCAGCAACTGCTCGATCGCCGCCAGGATATTGACTGCATCGTGATCGAAACCTCCGGTCTGGCGCTGCCCAAGCCGTTGGTGCAGGCCTTTCGCTGGCCGGAAATCCGCACGGGGGCGACGGTCGATGGCGTGATTGCCACGGTGGACTGCGAAGCCCTGGCGGCTGGTCGTGTGGTGGGCGATGTGGCCGCGCTGTTGGAGCAACGGGCCGCCGATGACAGCCTGGAGCACGAAACCCCGATCGAGGAGTTGTTTGAAGACCAGCTTGCCTGTGCTGATTTGGTGTTGTTGACCAAGTGCGATCAAGTGGCCCCGGAGGATGTGGCCCGGGTGGAAGCCTGGCTGAAGCAGGAGTTGCGACCCGGTGTGAAAATTGTCCGTTGCCAGCGGGGGGCGATCGCGCCGGAACTGCTGTTGGGCTTCAATGCGGCCGTGGAAGACAACCTAGCCGATCGGCCCAGCCACCACGATCATCACCACCATGACCACGATCATGACGAGGATCATGACCACGATCACAATCATGACGACGACATCAGCGCGATTGCCCTCACCCTCGGAACCGTGGAGCCTCGCGCCCTGGTGCAACGCCTAGAGCGGCTGGTTCAGGAGTGGGAAATCTACCGCATCAAGGGATTTGCCGATGTGGCTGGCAAGCCAATGCGCCTGGTGGTGCAAGGGGTGGGGCCGCGGTTCGAGACCTTCTTCGATCGCCCCTGGCGGCCCGATGAAGCGCGATCGACCCAATTGGTGATCATTGGTCGCGATTTGGATCGATCGGCGATCGCGGCGGCCATTGGATAAGGCCAGGCTCGGGGAAAAGTTACATCGCCTGATTCCAGGTCGTGCCCACAAACACGATCGCGGCCATCAGGGCCAACAGTCCTTGAATCACGTTGCCAATGATGGATCCCAACAGGATGCCCAAAGCCGCCTTTAGGGAAACTTTGAAGCGGGGCACGAGTGGTATGGTGCGCCGGTAGAGCATTTCCCCCACCACGGCCCCCAACACCGGCCCCAACAAAATGCCTGCCAAAGGCCCTCCGATCGGGAGGGCCGGCAACAGGCCAAAGAACCCCAACAGCAACCCCACGATCGAGCCAATTTGCCCCCACTGGCTGGCTCCGGCCTTTTGTGCGCCAATGATGCCCGCCAGGTTGTCGATTAACAGGCTCAAGACCAACACGGCGATCGACACCCACAGGGCCGTGGTCACCAGGGCCCAGCCCTTGACGGCTCCCCAAATCACCACGGCCAACACCACCAAACTGGGCCCCGGAATGGCGGGGATGAAGGATCCCAAAACGCCCACCAAGGCCATGGCGATTAAGCCCAAATACAAAATTGTCTGACCTGTCTGCCCGTCCATGTTGAGTTGCGAATTGAGCTGCGAGTTGGTTGGTGAATTTGGGCGAGTTAATCGGGTTGGGATGACAACGGGCTAGCGATCGAGCCGCACCCTCGGATCCAAAACTCCGTAGAGGCCATCCGCAATTAGATTGAACAGCACAATCAAAATCGCATAGATAAACGCGATCGCCATCACCACGGGCGTATCGTTGCGCTGGATGGAGTCCACCAGCAAAGAGCCAATGCCCGGCACACGGAACACCTGCTCCGTCACGATCGCCCCCGTGAACACCGCTGGCACATCGAGCGCCACCAACGTCACCACGGGAATCAAGGCATTGCGCAAAATATGCCGCCCCACCACGATCCATTCCGGTAGTCCCTTCGCCCGAGCCGTGCGCACATAGCCCTGATAGACCTGTTCCAGCACCGAAGCACGGGTGAACCGCATCAGTCCGGCCGTTTGAAACAGGGCCAACACCCCGATCGGCATAATGGACTGCTTGATCT
This window harbors:
- a CDS encoding Mov34/MPN/PAD-1 family protein; protein product: MSQLQWRDDADVYKPRNHALSSFLKSRDQLIDNRQRRSSLTQQTDHPSEMLIFVDQSAENQLINHLSVDPNNETGGALVGNAYYCSAEQKHYTEIVGSIPAPYTIGNRVHFRFTPECWQEILRTQKEHYPQTTIVGWYHSHPGHGIFLSGTDLNTQRLSFGKIWQIAAVYDPIRREIGYFYGEQGKRLSPVYLSSSISLPNESPPNASPINEETSEPLVTRRVELPRLPVPKPEVNRNIEEDASNPETANFTQDTNSRQDPENSGWSVLSILDVLNNLLERLSRFILGGGR
- a CDS encoding ubiquitin-conjugating enzyme E2 translates to MSSIRNERLSNDYRALQILCAFSEPVKIQMIEGSCPLEYYRLQISNCKSVESVSSGAPKYRTNHILEISSFPAAYPDPGELPTVKLTTPIFHPNVFSSGRFCFQGSELMIMSHPLDALVKRVIGMLQYENLRFGTPANGEAAKWANLNRHLFPFSSNSSTSQSSRQLNWR
- a CDS encoding ThiF family adenylyltransferase; its protein translation is MSEERYARHSLIPNWKQERLAAARVAVVGCGALGNEVLKNLALLGVGHIWVIDYDTIEIHNLTRSVLFRESDIGKYKAEVVTQRLKDLNSDIHIHPVVGKLETDFGRGLLREMDVVVGCLDSVRARRLLNKRCYSVGVPWVDGGINHYSGNVALFDPREPETACYRCKMDTSAWERLNESYSCGLLRDDYREPKLATTIMTASVVAAYQAEVVIQLLLGSSNLQPGTQLILPVSQPLGFRTVEFFVDKECPDHYSIPKNKDENLCQFSLSHSPGYVAEKLSLRDGWRLELPFDFISSVTCEKCGSTELIVNLRDQVTQSKSFCIKCGNRREMHHYCYVESNHKDAQKPFSFFKLCAHEIVRFIHKNIHDDEEIYQIYLTNLENETIHELA
- the argB gene encoding acetylglutamate kinase, which codes for MDHESEYISKAEATRVRVLSEALPYIQQFAGRTVVVKYGGAAMKDDRLKDKVIRDVVFMSCVGLRPVVVHGGGPEINNWLGKLNIEPQFRDGLRVTDSDTMDVVEMVLVGRVNKELVSLINQAGGMAIGLCGKDGNLVTARQKGNRQEIGFVGEVNSINIDVLEPMLNNGYIPVISSVAADADGQAYNINADTVAGELAAALGAEKMILLTDTAGVLRDYKDPSTLIPKVDIQGARELISQGIVGGGMIPKVNCCVRSLAQGVRAAHIIDGRIPHALLLEIFTDAGIGTMIVASDLMKS
- a CDS encoding Gfo/Idh/MocA family protein, whose translation is MTYSTNTLGVAIAGTGFGQKVHLPVLQQHHRTRPIALYHRQIETAQAIAQRHQLSYAFDSFEEMVALPEVQAVMISTPPFLHYTMAQTALAAGKHVLLEKPVTMTVQEAIALERLAAKTGAIVAVDFEFRMVPAWQYLAELLADDRVGQKRLIKIDWMASSRADASRTWNWYAQRSSGGGALGAIGSHTFDYIHWLFGPVRRLFAHLVTSVPARPDPSSGQLKPVDSDDICQILLELTDGTPVQVCLSSTTYQGRGHWVEVYGDRGTLILGSDNQADYIHGFKLWYAPAGEPLQELPVPDRLAFPQTYSDGRMAAVLRVVDRWVQAIDQGQAIAPSLHEGIVSQQLMDLAHESHDRGQWVTVPDA
- a CDS encoding DUF1636 domain-containing protein produces the protein MESSQLLSPTGETLAAHSASPSVVFSQAGSGKTSPAPTNGVTSAALTQSADQPATVPMALLVCTTCASTWQNGKRVGISGGEQLLDRLQSRFADEAHGAIALTPTQCMSACSHACVVAFAAPGKHSYLFGDLPHDPAHLDQTVEAIAACADLYVNRPDGLLAWGERPEPLKSGVLARIPPTTVPIA
- a CDS encoding HupE/UreJ family protein; this translates as MRQTKTLASVQGCFAGAVTGLALLLAALPASAHHMMGGQVPSNGFEGFMSGLAHPVIGLDHLAFVAASGLVAIGAARGWIVPVVFAAAALGGTGLHLQSWDLPFPELMVSGSVVLFGLLLAMGRQLPTVALGAIALVAGLFHGYAYGESIVGAGMVPLTAYLVGFTAIQLTIALGVRGLVQQLAEGSIAQTLRYIGFAIVGAGAAFLASALGA
- the cobW gene encoding cobalamin biosynthesis protein CobW, producing MHKIPVTVVTGFLGAGKTTLLRHLLQNPQGRRIAVLVNEFGEVGIDGDLLRSCQVCDEEEATGPNNGPSNVIELTNGCLCCTVQEEFLPTMQQLLDRRQDIDCIVIETSGLALPKPLVQAFRWPEIRTGATVDGVIATVDCEALAAGRVVGDVAALLEQRAADDSLEHETPIEELFEDQLACADLVLLTKCDQVAPEDVARVEAWLKQELRPGVKIVRCQRGAIAPELLLGFNAAVEDNLADRPSHHDHHHHDHDHDEDHDHDHNHDDDISAIALTLGTVEPRALVQRLERLVQEWEIYRIKGFADVAGKPMRLVVQGVGPRFETFFDRPWRPDEARSTQLVIIGRDLDRSAIAAAIG
- a CDS encoding DUF456 domain-containing protein, whose amino-acid sequence is MDGQTGQTILYLGLIAMALVGVLGSFIPAIPGPSLVVLAVVIWGAVKGWALVTTALWVSIAVLVLSLLIDNLAGIIGAQKAGASQWGQIGSIVGLLLGFFGLLPALPIGGPLAGILLGPVLGAVVGEMLYRRTIPLVPRFKVSLKAALGILLGSIIGNVIQGLLALMAAIVFVGTTWNQAM